The Pedobacter roseus genome contains a region encoding:
- the thrA gene encoding bifunctional aspartate kinase/homoserine dehydrogenase I yields the protein MKVLKFGGTSVGSAENIKTLLRLVGEEKQKNSPVVVLSAMSGVTNLLTDMAEMAERGEDYDAHLKEIEAKHFAVIRTLLPAAAQNPVFTRLKIFFNELEDLLQAVTNLRELSSQTKDQILSYGERCSTFMISHIASQTFGGALYVNGSELIKTDSNFGQAKVDTELTEMLINNFYQENKDKVLFVTGFIASNASGRVTTLGRGGSDYTAAVWGAALNAEEIEIWTDVNGMMTADPRIVKKAFSLPELSYTEAMELSYFGAKVIYPPTMIPAFMKKIPIVIKNTFEPDFGGTYIKSDVKASTLPIKGISSIDQISIINLTGSGMVGKAGFSGRLFSLLSREQINVVLITQSSSEHSITFAVKPTDASQAISLIKKEFELELDAKKLELPEVENNLAVLAIVGENMKRTPGMSGRLFNALGRNGINVRAIAQGSSEYNISVIISKDDLSKAVNAVHDAFFTDLKRTLNIFCLGTGNIGKTLFNQLKEQMPFLAANNDLQVKVAGISNTRKMIFSADGLSLENWETELDANGEKADLAGFVAKMKALNLPNCVFVDNTAAESPIEFYQGIFESSISVVTCNKKGNSAGYAQYKSFKDTARKFGVDFYYETNVGAGLPIIRTLKELMMSGDKVARIEAILSGTISYIFNNFKGEAGFYETVKEAQELGYTEPDPRDDLNGKDFMRKMLILARDAGYPLEASDVKIDNILPEACLNATSVEDFYSELQANAAYFENLKQTAGSEGKVLRYIGKLEDGNVEISLQMVDDTHPFYMLSGSDNIISFTTDRYKSRPLVVKGPGAGAEVTAAGVFADIINVGTLNN from the coding sequence ATGAAAGTACTCAAATTCGGCGGCACATCCGTAGGTTCGGCCGAGAACATTAAAACCCTCTTACGCCTGGTTGGCGAAGAAAAACAGAAGAACAGCCCGGTAGTTGTATTATCGGCAATGAGTGGTGTAACTAATTTGCTTACCGACATGGCCGAAATGGCCGAACGTGGTGAAGATTACGATGCCCATTTAAAAGAAATTGAAGCTAAACATTTTGCTGTAATCCGTACGCTTTTACCTGCGGCTGCACAGAACCCGGTGTTTACGCGTTTAAAGATCTTTTTTAACGAACTGGAAGATCTGCTGCAGGCGGTAACCAATCTGCGTGAGCTTAGCTCACAAACCAAGGACCAGATTTTAAGCTATGGCGAACGCTGTTCTACTTTTATGATCAGCCATATTGCTTCGCAAACTTTTGGCGGCGCACTTTATGTAAACGGATCGGAACTGATTAAAACCGATAGCAACTTCGGTCAGGCGAAGGTTGACACGGAACTGACTGAAATGCTGATCAACAATTTTTACCAGGAAAATAAAGATAAGGTGCTTTTTGTAACTGGTTTTATTGCCAGCAATGCATCAGGCAGAGTGACTACATTAGGTCGCGGGGGTTCTGATTATACTGCAGCCGTTTGGGGCGCAGCCTTAAATGCGGAAGAAATAGAAATCTGGACCGATGTAAACGGCATGATGACAGCTGATCCACGCATTGTGAAAAAGGCTTTCTCGTTACCGGAGTTAAGTTATACTGAAGCCATGGAATTGAGTTATTTCGGGGCTAAAGTAATTTATCCGCCAACGATGATCCCTGCTTTTATGAAGAAAATCCCGATTGTGATCAAAAACACTTTCGAACCTGATTTTGGTGGAACATATATTAAAAGTGATGTAAAAGCTTCGACTTTACCAATAAAAGGAATTTCTTCTATCGATCAGATCAGCATCATTAATTTAACTGGTAGCGGCATGGTTGGGAAGGCAGGTTTTAGCGGAAGGTTGTTTTCACTGCTTTCGCGCGAGCAGATCAATGTGGTATTGATTACACAATCTTCATCAGAGCATAGCATTACTTTCGCAGTAAAACCAACAGATGCTTCACAGGCCATTTCTTTGATCAAAAAAGAATTTGAGCTGGAGCTGGATGCGAAAAAACTAGAACTGCCAGAAGTTGAAAATAATCTTGCCGTTTTAGCCATCGTGGGTGAAAATATGAAACGTACACCAGGGATGAGCGGACGTTTGTTCAATGCATTGGGCCGTAATGGTATTAACGTAAGGGCTATTGCACAGGGTTCATCTGAATATAATATTTCGGTAATCATTAGTAAAGATGATTTATCGAAAGCGGTTAACGCGGTACACGATGCTTTTTTTACCGACCTGAAAAGGACATTAAATATTTTCTGCTTAGGTACAGGAAACATCGGTAAAACCTTATTTAATCAATTAAAAGAGCAAATGCCTTTCCTGGCGGCCAATAACGATTTACAGGTTAAGGTTGCTGGCATTAGTAACACCCGTAAAATGATTTTCAGTGCAGATGGTTTATCGCTCGAAAATTGGGAAACCGAACTAGATGCAAATGGTGAAAAAGCAGATCTAGCAGGTTTTGTAGCCAAAATGAAAGCTTTAAACTTACCAAACTGTGTTTTTGTGGATAATACCGCTGCAGAATCGCCAATAGAATTTTATCAGGGCATATTCGAAAGCAGCATTTCTGTGGTAACCTGTAATAAAAAAGGAAACTCTGCAGGTTATGCGCAGTATAAATCATTTAAAGATACCGCCCGTAAATTTGGTGTCGATTTTTATTATGAAACCAATGTTGGTGCTGGTTTACCTATTATCCGCACGCTAAAAGAACTCATGATGAGCGGCGATAAGGTTGCCCGGATTGAGGCCATTTTATCAGGAACGATTTCTTACATCTTCAATAATTTTAAGGGTGAGGCTGGTTTTTACGAAACAGTGAAAGAAGCGCAGGAACTGGGTTATACGGAACCAGATCCTCGAGACGACTTAAATGGAAAAGATTTTATGCGTAAAATGTTGATTTTGGCGCGAGATGCGGGTTATCCTTTGGAAGCCAGTGATGTGAAAATCGACAATATTTTGCCAGAAGCCTGTTTAAATGCCACATCGGTAGAAGATTTCTATTCGGAACTACAAGCTAATGCGGCTTACTTCGAAAACCTGAAACAAACTGCAGGCAGTGAAGGAAAGGTTTTACGCTATATCGGTAAATTGGAAGATGGCAATGTAGAAATCAGCTT